A stretch of the Nitratireductor thuwali genome encodes the following:
- a CDS encoding sodium-dependent bicarbonate transport family permease, which produces MDSILALAGANLVSPIILSFVLGLVAALARSDLSFPEAIAKGLSLYLLFAIGFKGGAGVAAHGVDARLVAALLAGVALSLLLPFIAFALLRFLTRVSVTDAAAVAGHYGSISIVTFVAASSLLAGRGIPAESYMVAVAAAMEAPAILSALWLVARRGGGTERVGAELWREILLNGSIVLLLGAFAIGWITGEEGLAEISSFIVEPFKGVLCLFLLDMGLVAGRGLRGSRGVLTPGVVAFGILMPLVGAALGLAAGLGLGVSLGGVVLFMVLGASASYIAVPAAMRVALPEANPALSLTLSLGITFPFNLTLGIPLYMMLAGAVMGN; this is translated from the coding sequence ATGGACAGTATCCTGGCGCTGGCGGGGGCCAATCTGGTTTCGCCGATCATTCTCAGCTTCGTGCTCGGGCTCGTGGCGGCTCTGGCCCGCTCCGATCTCAGCTTTCCCGAAGCGATCGCCAAGGGGCTGTCGCTCTATCTCCTGTTCGCCATCGGCTTCAAGGGCGGCGCAGGCGTGGCGGCCCACGGCGTCGATGCGCGGCTGGTGGCGGCGCTGCTTGCGGGCGTGGCGCTTTCGCTTCTCCTGCCTTTCATCGCCTTCGCCCTGCTGCGTTTTCTGACGCGGGTGTCGGTCACCGACGCGGCTGCGGTGGCCGGACACTATGGATCGATCTCGATCGTGACATTCGTTGCCGCCAGCTCTCTTCTGGCCGGGCGCGGTATTCCGGCCGAAAGCTACATGGTCGCGGTGGCGGCGGCGATGGAGGCTCCGGCGATTCTGTCGGCGCTGTGGCTTGTGGCCAGGCGCGGAGGCGGAACCGAGCGCGTGGGCGCCGAACTCTGGCGCGAGATCCTGCTCAACGGCTCCATCGTCCTCCTGCTCGGCGCCTTCGCCATCGGCTGGATCACGGGGGAGGAGGGCCTTGCGGAGATCAGCAGCTTCATCGTCGAACCGTTCAAGGGGGTGTTGTGCCTGTTCCTGCTCGACATGGGGCTGGTGGCGGGCCGCGGGTTGCGCGGCAGCCGCGGCGTGCTCACCCCCGGGGTGGTCGCCTTCGGCATCTTGATGCCGCTCGTCGGCGCCGCGCTTGGCCTGGCCGCCGGCCTGGGGCTGGGGGTTTCCCTCGGCGGCGTGGTGCTGTTCATGGTCCTGGGGGCGTCCGCCTCCTATATCGCCGTGCCCGCGGCCATGCGCGTGGCGCTGCCCGAGGCAAACCCGGCCCTGTCGCTGACGCTGTCGCTGGGCATCACCTTTCCGTTCAACCTGACGCTCGGCATCCCGCTCTATATGATGCTGGCCGGCGCCGTGATGGGGAACTGA
- a CDS encoding zf-TFIIB domain-containing protein, with translation MKCPIDETELVMTERQGIEIDYCPKCRGVWLDRGELDKLIERAAPAEAPRAERPYRQEEARPQYRESGYDQPRYKKRKSLLGELFDF, from the coding sequence ATGAAGTGCCCGATCGACGAGACGGAACTGGTAATGACCGAGCGGCAGGGGATCGAGATCGACTACTGCCCGAAATGCCGCGGCGTGTGGCTCGACCGCGGGGAGCTCGACAAGCTGATCGAGCGGGCCGCCCCTGCCGAGGCGCCGCGCGCGGAGAGGCCCTACCGGCAGGAGGAGGCCCGGCCGCAATACCGCGAGTCCGGATACGACCAGCCGCGCTACAAGAAGCGCAAGTCGCTGCTCGGCGAACTGTTCGACTTTTAA
- a CDS encoding TRAP transporter fused permease subunit: protein MLDKLRLDRLTKRAKGEAVTVSLLFTLLAVAITLLVLYGAYFGLITALILRSQFFSLVSCAGLLYIGLNARSGSVRLLCYALAPVALVPGYHLWASYLDIIMRGAMATPPDLFIFVGLMAVVLVLARLAVGWALVVLVVLALAYAWFGDLIPGRYGHGGYDLRRLASTLMLSTEGVYGLPMGVAVEYIFLFALLGTLLMKVGTGEVFVDIARGLTGRMQGGPGLSAALSSAMLGTINGSAVANVVTTGTFTIPLMKRVGYSANLAGAIEAAASSAGQILPPVMGAAAFLMAEIIGVPYAQIALAALVPGLLYVLALMVAVRLEAGRLGLERDTEAGWALLRQTLLRRGYLLLPLIGLIGFLIAGYTPTRAAVMSILMALLISPWSRQTRVGPVDLAIVCRDTLLSTMPIVAAVAAAGAVIGVLNLTGMGLMLSGLIVNIGGQNMWAILLLTALVSFVLGMGLPTSAAYLLLAVLVAPALTRLGVPPIVAHMFIFYYGLASAITPPVALAAYAAASISGGDANRTAVEAVRLGFVKLLVPFLFATMPGLLMLGTGLEIAFSIVLATIGTVGLTIAFAGWLGRPMTRTERAAVAVASLLVVWPQAVTAVDPVTIVARAAGLAGMALLLYRVMLGQGPAAAPYDSKAS from the coding sequence ATGTTGGATAAGCTGCGGCTCGACCGCCTGACGAAACGCGCCAAGGGAGAAGCGGTCACCGTTTCGCTTCTCTTCACCCTGCTGGCGGTCGCGATCACTTTGCTCGTCCTTTATGGCGCCTATTTCGGGCTCATCACCGCGCTCATCCTGCGCTCGCAGTTCTTCTCGCTCGTCTCCTGCGCGGGGCTGCTTTATATCGGCCTCAATGCACGGTCTGGCTCGGTGCGGCTGCTGTGCTACGCGCTGGCTCCCGTGGCGCTGGTGCCCGGCTATCATCTGTGGGCCTCCTATCTCGACATCATCATGCGCGGCGCCATGGCGACGCCGCCGGACCTTTTCATCTTCGTCGGGCTGATGGCGGTGGTGCTGGTCCTGGCGCGCCTCGCGGTCGGCTGGGCACTGGTGGTGCTGGTCGTCCTCGCGCTGGCTTATGCATGGTTCGGCGACCTCATCCCCGGCCGGTACGGCCATGGCGGCTACGACTTGCGCAGGCTGGCCTCGACGCTGATGCTTTCGACCGAAGGCGTCTATGGCCTGCCGATGGGCGTGGCCGTGGAATACATCTTTCTCTTCGCCCTGCTCGGCACCTTGCTGATGAAGGTCGGCACCGGCGAAGTGTTCGTGGACATCGCCCGCGGCCTGACCGGGCGCATGCAGGGCGGGCCGGGGCTTTCGGCCGCGCTGTCGAGCGCCATGCTCGGCACGATCAACGGCAGCGCCGTCGCCAATGTCGTGACGACCGGCACCTTCACGATCCCGCTGATGAAGCGGGTGGGCTATTCCGCCAACCTTGCCGGCGCCATTGAGGCGGCGGCCTCTTCGGCCGGGCAGATCCTGCCGCCGGTGATGGGCGCCGCGGCGTTTCTCATGGCCGAGATCATCGGCGTTCCCTACGCGCAGATCGCTCTTGCGGCTCTCGTTCCGGGTCTCCTTTACGTGCTGGCGCTGATGGTTGCCGTACGGCTGGAGGCCGGCCGGCTCGGCCTCGAGCGCGACACCGAGGCCGGCTGGGCCTTGCTGCGGCAGACGCTGCTGCGGCGCGGCTACCTGCTTCTGCCCCTGATCGGCCTGATCGGCTTCCTCATTGCCGGCTACACGCCGACGCGGGCGGCCGTGATGTCCATCCTCATGGCGCTTCTGATTTCGCCGTGGTCGAGGCAAACCCGCGTCGGGCCGGTGGATCTTGCCATCGTGTGCCGCGACACGCTCCTCTCCACCATGCCCATCGTCGCGGCCGTCGCCGCCGCCGGCGCGGTCATCGGCGTGCTCAATCTCACCGGCATGGGTCTCATGCTCTCCGGCCTGATCGTGAATATCGGCGGGCAGAACATGTGGGCGATCCTGCTTCTGACGGCACTGGTTTCCTTCGTGCTCGGCATGGGGCTGCCGACCTCGGCGGCCTATCTGCTGCTCGCCGTCCTCGTCGCGCCCGCCCTGACCCGGCTCGGCGTTCCGCCGATCGTTGCGCACATGTTCATCTTTTACTACGGGCTTGCCTCGGCGATCACGCCGCCTGTCGCGCTGGCGGCCTATGCCGCCGCCAGCATTTCCGGCGGCGATGCTAACAGGACGGCGGTCGAGGCGGTAAGGCTGGGCTTCGTAAAGCTCCTCGTGCCGTTCCTGTTTGCCACCATGCCCGGCCTGCTGATGCTCGGCACCGGCCTTGAGATCGCGTTCTCCATCGTCTTGGCGACGATCGGGACCGTCGGTTTGACGATCGCTTTCGCAGGGTGGCTGGGTAGGCCCATGACCCGTACCGAGCGCGCGGCGGTGGCGGTTGCATCCCTCTTGGTCGTCTGGCCGCAGGCGGTGACCGCCGTCGATCCGGTCACCATCGTTGCGCGGGCGGCCGGCCTGGCCGGAATGGCTCTCCTCCTTTACCGCGTCATGCTGGGGCAAGGTCCAGCCGCCGCGCCCTATGACAGCAAGGCCTCCTGA
- a CDS encoding CAP domain-containing protein — MRFEKASAALSILLLLLHLTGSRTAAAQSADVETGPLDALREQALSLVNDARDKRGLELLELAEPLNEAAQAHAEDMLARDYYSHVSPEGEDVQDRYIEHGGSRWRFVAENIATCGGCPVPPTASRVDSFHEGWMDSPEHRQNILAPGLDTFGFGIAASGERAYAVQTFAGPGTSPGGQAAGEPTPLSPEAQLREALDAVNGRREEEGLPPLEPSDALTTVASRALAGGSGDRLIDPSADLFSFLPGDRADWRMLNAMAGACGGCGTKPTAADVGHFTGNWLSNAQYRRTLLSGDVTHLGFAMNASGEGRKTAVAVVGTRR; from the coding sequence ATGCGCTTTGAAAAGGCCTCGGCCGCCCTGTCCATCCTGCTCTTGCTGCTGCATCTGACCGGCAGCCGGACAGCCGCCGCCCAATCCGCGGATGTGGAGACGGGGCCGCTGGACGCACTGCGGGAGCAGGCGCTTTCGCTGGTGAACGATGCGCGCGATAAACGAGGCCTGGAGCTGCTCGAACTGGCGGAGCCGCTCAACGAGGCCGCCCAGGCTCATGCGGAAGACATGCTCGCGCGCGATTACTACAGCCACGTCTCGCCCGAAGGCGAGGACGTCCAGGACCGCTATATCGAACATGGCGGAAGCCGCTGGCGCTTCGTTGCCGAGAACATCGCGACCTGCGGCGGGTGCCCCGTGCCGCCGACCGCCTCGCGGGTGGACAGCTTCCATGAAGGCTGGATGGACAGCCCGGAGCACCGCCAGAATATCCTCGCCCCTGGTCTCGATACGTTCGGCTTCGGAATAGCCGCCAGCGGGGAGCGCGCCTACGCCGTCCAGACCTTTGCCGGCCCCGGCACGTCGCCCGGCGGCCAGGCCGCAGGGGAACCGACGCCGCTCTCGCCCGAGGCCCAGCTGCGCGAGGCCCTGGATGCCGTCAACGGCAGGCGCGAGGAGGAGGGCTTGCCGCCGCTGGAGCCGAGCGACGCGCTGACGACGGTGGCAAGCAGGGCACTTGCCGGCGGCTCAGGCGATCGGTTGATCGACCCTTCGGCCGATCTTTTCAGCTTCCTGCCAGGGGACCGGGCGGATTGGCGCATGCTCAACGCCATGGCGGGCGCCTGCGGCGGCTGCGGGACCAAGCCGACCGCCGCCGATGTGGGGCATTTCACCGGCAACTGGCTCTCGAATGCGCAATACCGCCGGACCCTTCTGTCCGGGGATGTGACACATCTGGGCTTTGCCATGAATGCGAGCGGCGAGGGCCGCAAGACCGCCGTGGCGGTGGTCGGGACACGCCGCTGA
- a CDS encoding P-II family nitrogen regulator encodes MKMHEAKRVEIIIEAVMERQLTNALTEAGVTGYTVLPVSGGSGRSGQWSREGQVGRAGGMVAVICLIRPERLDMLLEAAFAVVERHIGVVSVSDTQVLRAERF; translated from the coding sequence ATGAAGATGCATGAGGCCAAGCGCGTGGAAATCATCATCGAGGCGGTGATGGAACGGCAGCTCACCAACGCGCTCACCGAGGCTGGCGTGACTGGCTACACGGTCCTGCCCGTCAGTGGCGGGTCCGGGCGCTCGGGCCAGTGGAGCCGCGAAGGCCAGGTGGGGCGGGCTGGCGGCATGGTCGCCGTCATCTGCCTGATCCGCCCTGAGCGGCTGGACATGCTGCTCGAAGCCGCCTTCGCCGTTGTCGAACGGCACATCGGCGTCGTGAGCGTGTCCGACACCCAGGTGCTGAGGGCCGAGCGCTTCTGA
- a CDS encoding TetR/AcrR family transcriptional regulator gives MAKTSTSREIRPAILDEAEKLFAQRGFGAVALREIARAAGVNVGSITYHFGDKLGLLEAIYARHTRPMNARRLELIGEAQRVEDLDQRLTAILRGYLLPTFTSSDDLAGGGARFTRLRAMLSAEGNPQAREIIARSFDATTRVFIDAIAGCLPGARRQDIVWRSQFLLGSLYYTLINPERVERLSDGAIDAADQDAAIAQIVDASFASFRALSRPGAHSAPKLENTE, from the coding sequence ATGGCGAAGACGTCGACATCCAGGGAAATCAGGCCAGCGATCCTCGACGAGGCCGAAAAGCTGTTTGCCCAGCGCGGCTTCGGGGCGGTGGCCCTGCGTGAGATCGCGCGCGCGGCGGGTGTGAATGTCGGCAGCATCACCTATCACTTCGGCGACAAGCTCGGCCTGCTGGAGGCGATCTACGCCCGCCACACCCGGCCGATGAATGCGCGCCGGCTGGAGCTGATCGGCGAGGCGCAACGGGTCGAGGACCTCGATCAGCGCCTGACGGCGATCCTGCGCGGTTATCTTCTGCCGACCTTCACCTCGTCGGACGACCTTGCCGGCGGCGGCGCGCGCTTCACCAGACTGCGCGCCATGCTTTCGGCCGAGGGCAATCCGCAGGCGCGCGAGATCATCGCCAGGTCCTTCGATGCGACCACGCGCGTTTTCATCGACGCGATCGCGGGCTGCCTTCCCGGCGCCCGGCGCCAGGACATCGTCTGGCGCAGCCAGTTCCTGCTCGGATCGCTCTACTACACGCTCATCAACCCCGAGCGTGTCGAACGCCTGTCGGATGGCGCAATCGACGCTGCGGATCAGGACGCGGCCATCGCGCAGATCGTCGACGCAAGCTTCGCAAGTTTCCGGGCGCTTTCCAGGCCCGGGGCGCATTCGGCGCCCAAACTGGAAAACACCGAATAA
- a CDS encoding HPF/RaiA family ribosome-associated protein, with protein sequence MEIPLQIAFHKAEKSDWAEAEIRARVEKLQEYYGRIIGCRVTVDQRAQNVEGTMPPVVRIEISLPGAPPLVVAYEPDRLQKRFQNPDLGNAINDAFEIAERQLARVKEAREDRDKGEPHDSQKQFLGQVAQIYPNEDHGFLITKEGGTLYFHRNAMLQGDFDKLRVGDEVHYVEEIGDTGPLATKVRVASAR encoded by the coding sequence ATGGAAATTCCCCTGCAGATCGCTTTCCACAAGGCCGAAAAATCCGATTGGGCGGAGGCGGAGATCCGCGCGCGGGTTGAAAAGCTGCAAGAATATTACGGCCGCATCATTGGTTGCCGGGTGACCGTGGACCAGCGGGCGCAGAACGTCGAGGGCACGATGCCTCCGGTCGTGCGTATCGAGATAAGCCTGCCGGGCGCGCCGCCGCTCGTCGTGGCTTATGAGCCCGACCGCCTGCAAAAGCGGTTTCAGAACCCCGACCTCGGCAACGCGATCAACGATGCCTTCGAGATCGCAGAACGTCAGCTCGCGCGGGTGAAGGAGGCGCGCGAGGACCGTGACAAGGGCGAGCCTCACGATTCGCAGAAGCAGTTCCTGGGGCAGGTGGCGCAGATTTACCCGAACGAAGACCACGGCTTCCTCATAACCAAGGAAGGCGGCACCCTCTATTTCCACCGGAACGCCATGCTGCAGGGCGACTTCGACAAGCTCAGGGTTGGCGACGAAGTTCATTATGTGGAGGAGATCGGCGATACCGGTCCGTTGGCCACCAAGGTGCGCGTGGCCTCCGCGCGATAG
- a CDS encoding amidohydrolase family protein translates to MLSENRPFHPAPSKPKITLPSGACDAHCHVFGPAHAFPFAPERTYTPADAPKEMLFALHDMLGIERSVLVQASCHGTDNSAMLDAIAASQGRCRGVAMVDRTVSDEELERLHEGGVRGVRFNFVSHLGKDADIGALRLIAARIAPLGWHAVVHFDANRLKALAPVLKSLDLTMVIDHMGRVDASQGLEQAAFGMLLDLMEDERFWVKVCGAERISRAGPPFHDAVPFARALTRRFPGRVLWGTDWPHPNIGKNMPDDGMLVDLLAEIAPDPPVLRMLLVDNPTRLYWPETTAPA, encoded by the coding sequence ATGCTTTCCGAAAATCGTCCCTTCCATCCCGCGCCCAGCAAGCCGAAGATCACGCTGCCTTCGGGGGCCTGTGACGCGCATTGTCATGTGTTCGGACCGGCCCATGCCTTCCCGTTCGCGCCCGAACGGACCTACACGCCGGCCGACGCACCGAAGGAGATGCTGTTCGCCCTGCACGACATGCTAGGCATAGAGCGCTCGGTTCTCGTCCAGGCGAGCTGCCACGGCACCGACAACAGCGCCATGCTCGATGCGATTGCCGCGAGCCAGGGCCGGTGTCGGGGCGTCGCCATGGTCGACCGCACCGTTTCGGACGAAGAGCTCGAAAGGCTGCACGAAGGCGGCGTGCGCGGCGTCCGGTTCAACTTCGTTTCGCATCTGGGCAAGGACGCCGACATCGGCGCGCTGCGCCTCATTGCCGCAAGGATCGCGCCGCTCGGCTGGCACGCCGTGGTTCACTTCGATGCCAACAGGCTCAAGGCGCTCGCCCCGGTCCTGAAGAGCCTCGACCTGACCATGGTGATCGACCATATGGGGCGTGTCGACGCCAGCCAGGGCCTTGAGCAGGCGGCTTTCGGCATGTTGCTCGACCTGATGGAAGACGAGCGCTTCTGGGTCAAGGTTTGCGGCGCCGAGCGCATATCGCGGGCGGGACCGCCTTTCCACGACGCAGTCCCCTTTGCGCGGGCTCTGACGCGCCGCTTTCCCGGCCGCGTGCTGTGGGGCACGGACTGGCCGCATCCCAATATCGGCAAGAACATGCCCGACGACGGGATGCTCGTCGATCTCCTCGCCGAGATAGCGCCTGATCCACCGGTCCTTCGCATGCTGCTCGTCGACAATCCGACGCGGCTCTATTGGCCGGAAACCACGGCGCCGGCCTAA
- a CDS encoding TerC family protein, giving the protein MESSIWLWVGFNLFVLALLAFDLGVLHRKEREIKVGEALWLSLFYIVLALLFGAGLFWLRGTQDGIDFLTGYFIEKSLSVDNIFVIVLIFTYFSVPAQYQHRVLFWGILGALFMRGVLIFAGVQLIHQFAWMALLFGGFLIVTGVKMLIVADQKPDMENNIVLKAVRRRFRLTETYRGKHFFVRENGLLYATPLFLVLVMIEFTDLVFAVDSIPAIIAITTDPFIVYTSNVFAILGLRALYFALAGIVPRFIYLKYGLSLVLVVIGSKMIANYFYGGKFVPTELALLITVVLIGGSIALSLIRTRGAPPAEPQVLPTGWVPGSPAMPAEKPADAE; this is encoded by the coding sequence ATGGAATCGAGCATCTGGCTCTGGGTCGGGTTCAACCTGTTCGTCTTGGCGCTGCTGGCCTTCGACCTCGGCGTCCTCCACCGCAAGGAACGCGAAATCAAGGTCGGCGAAGCCCTGTGGCTGAGCCTTTTCTACATTGTTCTCGCCCTTCTGTTCGGCGCCGGCCTCTTCTGGCTGCGGGGCACGCAGGACGGGATCGACTTCCTGACCGGCTATTTCATCGAAAAGTCGCTCAGCGTCGACAACATCTTTGTCATCGTCCTGATCTTCACCTATTTCTCCGTGCCGGCGCAGTACCAGCACCGGGTGCTCTTCTGGGGCATCCTGGGCGCGCTTTTCATGCGCGGCGTCCTCATCTTCGCCGGCGTGCAGCTCATCCACCAGTTCGCCTGGATGGCGCTCCTGTTCGGCGGGTTCCTCATCGTCACCGGCGTCAAGATGCTGATCGTGGCGGATCAGAAGCCCGATATGGAAAACAATATCGTGCTGAAAGCCGTGCGACGGCGGTTCAGGCTCACCGAGACCTATCGCGGCAAGCACTTCTTCGTCCGTGAGAACGGCCTGCTCTATGCCACGCCGCTGTTTCTCGTGCTCGTGATGATCGAGTTCACGGATCTCGTCTTCGCCGTCGATTCCATCCCCGCGATCATCGCCATCACCACGGATCCGTTCATCGTCTACACCTCCAACGTCTTTGCCATCCTCGGCCTGCGCGCGCTCTACTTCGCGCTGGCCGGCATCGTGCCGCGCTTCATCTACCTGAAATACGGGCTGTCGTTGGTGCTGGTGGTGATCGGCTCCAAGATGATCGCCAACTACTTCTACGGCGGCAAGTTCGTGCCGACGGAGCTTGCGCTGCTGATCACGGTGGTGCTGATCGGCGGATCGATCGCCCTCTCGCTCATCCGCACGCGCGGCGCGCCACCCGCCGAGCCGCAGGTGCTGCCCACGGGCTGGGTGCCGGGCAGCCCGGCCATGCCGGCCGAGAAGCCCGCCGACGCGGAGTAG
- a CDS encoding DUF2269 family protein → MLYFTLKYLHIIGGSVLLGTGAGIAFFMLLAHRTGNPVVIAGVARIVVTADFLFTATAVVAQPITGVALALYLGYPLSQHWIVLSTLLYVLTGAFWLPVVRMQMEMRDLAIAAVEEGAPLPARYHRLFKTWFLFGFPAFAAVLAIFWLMILRPPEIW, encoded by the coding sequence ATGCTCTATTTCACGCTCAAATACCTGCACATCATAGGCGGCTCGGTTCTGCTGGGGACCGGCGCGGGCATCGCCTTTTTCATGCTGCTGGCCCATCGAACAGGCAATCCCGTCGTCATAGCGGGGGTTGCGCGGATCGTGGTCACAGCGGATTTCCTGTTCACGGCGACCGCGGTCGTGGCGCAGCCGATCACCGGCGTCGCACTCGCCTTGTATCTCGGCTATCCGTTGTCGCAGCACTGGATCGTGCTTTCGACCCTGCTCTACGTCCTCACCGGAGCATTCTGGCTTCCGGTGGTGCGGATGCAGATGGAGATGCGCGATCTGGCAATCGCGGCGGTGGAAGAAGGCGCGCCGCTGCCGGCGCGCTATCACCGTCTGTTCAAGACCTGGTTTCTGTTCGGCTTTCCAGCCTTTGCCGCGGTGCTCGCCATCTTCTGGCTCATGATCCTGCGGCCGCCCGAGATCTGGTAG
- a CDS encoding TAXI family TRAP transporter solute-binding subunit — translation MMFRKMMAGAALAAALIGSPAMAQERISIGTGGTGGLFYVIGAGMADVLNKHMEEATARAEVTGASVENIRRVAAGQMTFGFSSSSTLYEAKAGEGPFASDPQPVAAMAYLYPAVLQIATVADTGITTMEGLAGKRINLGPPGSNAAVLGRRLLEAHGVFDEDNVQFISYTEGTNALMNGTIDATVVLAGAPTAALIDLDAQRDMVLLPIDPEKTASLFEEYPFYQKFDIPAGTYPDQEEAVAAVNDPATLFVKQDADEALVETITRTIFEHLDELGEVHPQAKAIAVDTATQTPIDLHPGAKSYFDSVK, via the coding sequence ATGATGTTTCGCAAGATGATGGCCGGCGCCGCCCTGGCGGCGGCGTTGATCGGCTCGCCCGCCATGGCGCAAGAGCGCATTTCCATCGGCACCGGCGGCACGGGCGGACTGTTCTACGTCATAGGCGCGGGTATGGCGGATGTGCTGAACAAGCATATGGAGGAAGCTACCGCGCGCGCCGAGGTCACCGGCGCTTCGGTCGAGAATATTCGGCGCGTTGCCGCCGGGCAGATGACATTCGGCTTCTCGTCGTCTTCGACGCTCTATGAAGCGAAGGCAGGCGAGGGACCGTTCGCCAGCGACCCGCAGCCGGTCGCTGCCATGGCCTATCTCTATCCGGCCGTATTGCAGATCGCGACGGTGGCCGACACCGGCATCACCACGATGGAAGGCCTCGCCGGAAAGCGTATCAATCTGGGACCTCCCGGCAGCAACGCGGCGGTGCTCGGGCGGCGGCTGCTGGAAGCCCACGGCGTTTTCGACGAGGACAACGTCCAGTTCATCTCCTACACCGAAGGCACGAACGCCCTGATGAACGGCACCATTGATGCGACGGTCGTCCTGGCCGGCGCCCCGACGGCAGCGCTGATCGATCTCGATGCGCAGCGCGACATGGTTCTCCTGCCGATCGACCCCGAAAAGACCGCCAGCCTGTTCGAGGAGTACCCGTTCTATCAGAAGTTCGACATCCCGGCCGGCACATATCCGGACCAGGAGGAGGCCGTCGCCGCGGTCAACGATCCGGCGACGCTGTTCGTGAAGCAGGATGCCGATGAAGCGCTGGTCGAGACCATCACCAGGACCATCTTCGAACATCTGGACGAACTCGGCGAGGTGCACCCGCAGGCCAAGGCCATCGCGGTCGACACCGCAACGCAGACGCCGATCGATCTGCATCCGGGCGCCAAGAGCTACTTCGACAGCGTGAAATAG
- a CDS encoding GlxA family transcriptional regulator: protein MARIQLLALPETTPATLYGLHEVFASVGVAWQQLTHEATAAARLDARIVARAKAPYPSPFGPPIAPEESLDGAGRADIVIVTDLMLRPEEDPRGRWPEETAWLRRQFDRGAIVCSVCTGSVFLAEAGLLDGVDATTHWGVAGIFARCYPLVHLRAERILCPAGPEHRIITSGGAASWTDLALYLVTRFRGPAEAVRIAKVFLIGDHSEGQLPFAALGRPTAHHDATIARCQQWLAEHYAEPNPVARVTQLSGLPVRTFKRRFRSATGYTPIDYIQALRIEEAKQMLETTAEATDAVAHAVGYDDPAFFRRLFKRLTGVTPARYRQRFRFAGLALQPCGGIAVDCSQQDFLTSRP, encoded by the coding sequence TACGGGCTGCACGAAGTCTTCGCCTCCGTCGGCGTCGCCTGGCAGCAGTTGACGCACGAGGCGACCGCGGCCGCGCGCCTCGATGCACGGATCGTGGCCCGCGCAAAGGCACCCTATCCTTCGCCTTTCGGGCCGCCCATCGCCCCCGAAGAGAGCCTTGACGGGGCGGGGCGCGCCGACATCGTCATCGTCACCGATCTGATGCTGAGGCCGGAGGAAGACCCGCGCGGCCGCTGGCCCGAAGAGACGGCCTGGCTGCGGCGTCAATTCGACCGGGGAGCGATCGTCTGCTCGGTCTGCACCGGTTCCGTCTTCCTCGCCGAGGCCGGGCTGCTCGATGGCGTCGATGCAACGACTCATTGGGGCGTCGCCGGCATCTTCGCCAGGTGTTACCCGCTCGTGCACCTGCGGGCGGAGCGGATCCTGTGCCCCGCCGGGCCGGAGCATCGCATCATCACCTCAGGCGGTGCAGCATCCTGGACCGATCTTGCCCTGTATCTCGTCACGCGCTTCCGCGGCCCTGCGGAGGCTGTGCGGATCGCCAAGGTTTTCCTGATCGGCGATCACAGCGAGGGCCAGCTCCCCTTCGCCGCGTTGGGTCGGCCGACCGCCCATCACGACGCCACGATCGCGCGCTGCCAGCAATGGCTTGCCGAGCACTACGCCGAGCCCAACCCGGTCGCCCGCGTGACGCAGCTTTCCGGCTTGCCCGTCCGCACCTTCAAGCGCCGCTTCCGGTCGGCGACCGGCTACACGCCTATCGATTACATACAGGCGCTGCGTATCGAGGAGGCGAAGCAGATGCTGGAGACGACGGCCGAGGCCACCGATGCCGTCGCCCATGCCGTGGGCTACGATGACCCGGCCTTCTTCCGGCGGCTGTTCAAGCGCCTGACCGGCGTCACCCCGGCGCGCTACCGGCAGCGGTTTCGTTTCGCCGGCTTGGCCCTGCAGCCGTGCGGCGGCATCGCAGTCGATTGTTCACAGCAGGACTTTCTGACTTCTCGCCCCTGA